One Ranitomeya imitator isolate aRanImi1 chromosome 4, aRanImi1.pri, whole genome shotgun sequence genomic window, taggttcatctgcatttccatgctccctgcccgttttgtgttcaatggtgaagtcaaactgctgaagggcaaggctccagcgtagcaacctgccgttggttccacacatggcgtttagccagcgcagagggtcatggtcggtcaccacagtgaaggtgcgaccgtacaagtagggctgcaagcgttgcagggcccagactatggccaggcactccttctcgatggtggagtaggccacttctctCGGAAAAAGTtttcggctcaggtataacacggggtgctcttggtcctccgagtcaacctggctgagcacagcaccaaggccaaactcgctggcataggtctgcaccaagaacggtcgactgctttcaacacaggggcgttgcacagtgctgctttctatgcctggaaggccccctcacagccgtcggtccagttgacgatgtggggtcgatggtgaggtccgtcaaaggttttgccaggctactatagtgctgtacgaagcacctatagtaccctgcagtgcccaggaaggacatcacatttttcttggtcctgggggtgggccagttcacaaTCACTTCCACTTTCTCAGGccctggctttagggtgcctccgcatacccggtgccccaggtagtgggcctccctcatgcccatctggcactttcccggcttgatagtcctgcttagtgaattcgcctgagcacctcctcgagatgctgcaggtgttcctcccaggagggactgaagatggcaatgtcatccaagtacgccactgcgtaattctccagtccctgaagcaggaggttgaccatccgctggaaagtggcaggggcattcttcatgccgaagggcatgacaatggactcgtacagtccaaagatggtgataaaggcggacttctcctgcgcctcgggggtcaggggaatctgccagtatcctctactcagatccattattgtcaggtattttgcaccagctaacctctcaagcagctcctcgatgcccggcattgggtgcgcgtcagaggctgtgatggcgttgagccccctgtagtccacgcagaaccgggtggtcctttggcacgagaactacaggtgaggcccacacgctctttgaccgtcgaatcacccccagctgtaacatctcatcgatctcctcacgcataatctgctgcacctggtcagagattcgatagggtgttcgccgtagtggggcgtgattcccggtgtccacctcgtggactgctgagtcctcccaggtcggttggagaacacgacccggaagggttccagtgtggtttgcaactgcaactgctgaggttcagttaacgaggcgcttacctccacgtcctcgatggacccactggccttgggccagcatgtccaggagggtgttttccgccccgtcttcgggcaagctgcagaccggtaggatgaaaggttcacgttcgtgatgagccttcatcatagtaacatagttagtaaggccgaaaaaagacatttgtccatccagttcagcctatattccatcataataaatccccagatctacgtccttctacagaacctaattgtatgatacaatattgttctgctccaggaagacatccaggcctctcttgaacccctcgactgagttcgccatcaccacctcctcaggcaagcaattccagattctcactgccctaacagtaaagaatcctcttctatgttggtggaaaaaccttctctcctccagacgcaaagaatgcccccttgtgcccgtcaccttccttggtataaacagatcctcagcgagatatttgtattgtccccttatatacttatacatggttattagatcgcccctcagtcgtcttttttctagactaaataatcctaatttcgctaatctatctgggtattgtagttctcccatcccctttattaattttgttgccctcctttgtactctctctagttccattatatccttcctgagcaccggtgcccaaaactggacacagtactccatgtgcggtctaactagggatttgtacagaggcagtataatgctctcatcatgtgtatccagacctcttttaatgcaccccatgatcctgtttgccttggcagctgctgcctggcactggctgctccaggtaagtttatcattaactaggatccccaagtccttctccctgtcagatttacccagtggtttcccattcagtgtgtaatggtgacattgattccttcttcccatgtgtataaccttacatttatcattgttaaacctcatctgccacctttcagcccaagtttccaacttatccagatccatctgtagcagaatactatcttctcttgtattaactgctttacatagttttgtatcatctgcaaatatcgatattttactgtgtaaaccttctaccagatcattaatgaatatgttgaagagaacaggtcccaatactgacccctgcggtaccccactggtcacagcgacccagttagagactataccatttattaccaccctctgctttctatcactaagccagttactaacccatttacacacaatttcccccagaccaagcattctcattttgtgtaccaacctcttgtgcggcacggtatcaaacgctttggaaaaatcgagatataccacgtccaatgactcaccgtggtccagcctatagcttacctctcatgttgacgtgaaaggcctttcgcctaccccgagcgtggtcaagagtGACCACGTATGTGActaggttgagctgttggtggatgacgtacgggccctcccaggctgcctgaagcttatcctttggtacagggaccagcacccacaccttttgacccacgtggtaggtccactcccgggcgttctggtcgtaccaatgcttctggtcagcctgagcctgcgtcatgttgtcatgcaccaactgcgtcaaggtctgcatcttgtcacggaagcgcatgacatactccactatggacacttcagaagggttcggctcctcttcccaggattctcttaccaacccaaggggtccccggactcgcctgccgtacaggagctcgaagggggagaaccccgtcgaggcctgcggaacctctcggtaagcgaatagcaggtgtgggaggtaccgctcccagtcgcgcccttgagtctcaaccagcatgcgcagcatctgtttgagggtaccattgaagcgttcacacaagccattggtctgtgggtgatacgcacttgataccaggtggttcacctgcattctcttacagagcgcctccattaggcgagacataagttgggtcccttgatcagtaagcatcttcctgggaaatcctacacgtgaaaagatggccaacagggcatccgccaccttatctgccctagttgacgacagagctactgcctctgggtaccgggtagcgtagtctaccacagtaaggatgtattgctttccagagctgctggagacagccagcgggcccacaatgtccaccgcgattctctggaaaggctcctctatcactggtaaagggatcaggggagccttaagagcaagccccgccttccccactctttgacaagtgatacaagagcggcagtagtttgacacatctgtccccatcttaggccaatagaagtgttgagacagccgggccttagttttgctgatccccaagtgtccagctagcgggatctcatgggcaatccataacaactcaccccggaattgctgaggGACGACCagctctttccctcaaccactccttttgcgattctccgggtactgtctcccggtataaccttcctcgttcccagaacaccctctccttattagtctcggaggtgggcatctcggcgagttgtctcaaactctctaggctcgcatctgtgcgcggagcggcctgaaactcctggctaggggaagccagaagtgatgttagggtcccttccccacgggaaccctcttggacctgctctgggtccacctcaggttcagtcacactgatgactgaggagggtccggaaggccgacagttatctgcgttccgggcactctgtgggtgacagcagctacgtaggctgtctccccgggggtttctacagacccatcagccggcgctgctatgggctctacctccccatccacccccaacactccaggggcagtgctatttATGGGCCAGTTacattcctcggtggcactggtccatttcatggcgtcacctttctcacggttcccatgcatctccccatttcctgtagcaccgacacttgcccctgttagggattcctcagccgtctcactctgcagagcgacgtggctaggcacgactgtacctatggacacattaaccttcacagaaaaatcattatcaggttcagttggcacaggtacaaaatTTCACCATCaaccctagggaaaaaatggttattagatgcatcattacaagataaagcatggtcaggtaacatgcGATTTCTCATAATCattatcatcatcagggttaacgttacccttattagtagattggggaggggtgtcagggacgtagtatgcaaacatcctccccaaatcagtccccaacaaaacatcagtgggcaacttatcagacagccccacttccttcaccccgctcccggcaccccaatcaatataaacccgggccatcggtaagggacagctgatgcccccaatcccagtaacatttagggttttccccggaatgatttcttcaggggccgccagttcgggtcggatgagggttcgttcagccccggtgtccttgaggcctgtagcaacatggcctcccacagtgacgtgctgtacgttgtcacacacactcccaaccacaccacccaccaaaagaactgctgcattaggccctggggctgtggctggggggttcttcggcttgtctggacagtagggactgatatgaccaggccgcttgcagttgtaacactggcgaggttcggtggtaggtctggtgttgttggccatggggacaggacctctggtgtgttggctggcaggggtactggcgttggttgcaggcttaccccctctcgagctggtggtgactggcttccgcacttccgatctacggttgggctcataggcatcggcaatctgctctgctttcgtcacgtctttgggttctctgtccatcacgaactgtcgcacttcagctgggcaaagatgaaagaactggtctttgatcatcaggtctcgcagctgtgcaaaggtggtcactgacagtccttgggtccactggtcaaagtgggtccccagtccaatcaccacatcactgtaactgtcgtgtgggccacgttggagggtccggaactttctacggtacacctcgggtgtaagctggtacttggctatcagagcctgcttgatggcctcatagtcaccatcttgttcttgagggagggcagcaaacgcctccagagctttgcctctcagccctggtgtcaggtatcgtgtccATTCTTGTGCAGGCAGCCGATACTGTCTGcatgctttctcaaaggcccgcagaaacgtgtccaagtccccatcctttgcCATAACAGGGAAGCGAtctggccggggcttcggtgtctgagcgctgctgggctcacggctggactgggacgacccctgcatttgcagttgggccatctgcagctggtagtcccgctccgcttgccgctcgactcggtgggcctgggcctctcgctcggcttgggcctcctgccggtattgctgaatcagctgccgacgtcctggataagttggaaacttgggctgaaaggtggcagatgaggtttaacaatgataaatgtaaggttatacacatgggaagagggaatcaatatcaccattacacactgaacgggaaaccactgggtaaatctgacagggagaaggacttggggatcctagttaatgataaacttacctggagcagccagtgccaggcagcagctgccaaggcaaacaggatcatggggtgcattaaaagaggtctggatacacatgatgagagcattatactgcctctgtacaaatccctagttagaccgcacatggagtactgtgtccagttttgggcaccggtgctcaggaaggatataatggaactagagagagtacaaaggagggcaacaaaattaataaaggggatgggagaactacaatacccagatagattagcgaaattaggattatttagtctagaaaaaagacgactgaggggcgatctaataaccatgtataagtatataaggggacaatacaaatatctagctgaggatctgtttataccaaggaaggtgacgggcacaagggggcattctttgcgtctggaggagagaaggtttttccaccaacatagaagaggattctttactgttagggcagtgagaatctggaattgcttgcctgaggaggtggtgatggcgaactcagtcgaggggttcaagagaggcctggatgtcttcctggagcagaacaatattgtatcatacaattattaggttctgtagaaggacgtagatctgggtatttattatgatggaatataggctgaactggatggacaaatgtcttttttcggccttactaactatgttactatgtccctcatggtcgtcagtggggaattctttcaaggccgcctgcaggtgggggtccaattcgccctggttgCTAGTCGGGCCCGTATTCAAtgattggacctctgctgcagcacaacCTCTTCTTGTGCttgcttctgcggccactgggctctgagagttGTCTAGAACGGCTTccaattgcaccagatctgcgaccagttgggctttgtttttgcctgcaaagtccatgtgctgtgacttgcataaggcaataagggtgtctctggtctgctgctcataaaaggtttctcccagcacaaccatggttgccaaataaaagataggacagaaaaacaaagagaaagggaggggataataaccagtacacacaattgtctcaggactaataaacactgagttcgttctccaaacttatttgcgcagagtccttgcaagaactttgcaagtttttagtgagaggaatgatcactcaaaccaaatcactaatgctcgaagatatcccaccgccttgccaccaatttgtcacgattcacaccgtgaccgtcacccctacgtcacgaatcggggtgactttaggccaacagacggctatcacatgtgcaggggggcttatcttagttatccctccactccacaatgtgatgaaaaaacacacacaaggctattgacctcttagtttacagcaggggcttattctaggtatcccactgctctgcaatataccaagaactgcagggatttatgtatatcccgcttacagttccacttaaaacttgcagctctctggcgcccccttactctcaggtcagattaggtactgcaccatgggtaattagtcgccagaaaggctgcctgctatgtactggctattgggcacgctgcagcgacgcgataactgctcccactcaggcaggaacaataattatcaacgccacagtcgctacaacaATACCCAAaggctaacccccccccccccccttctctctgtggctctctttgtctctttgtgttggaatgtatgggggaagaaagttttattgccgaaaggtatttacgaccaggctCAAATCTCCCTCTAGCAGAACTGTCTAGAAGTTCCCAGAAATCCATGAGagttctttgttctaatatgataagatattgggccaactactGGAGCTAAGAGGATATTAACtagatattgctaaagtccatcggagcctctatccatcacggtaaacatgagcttctaactccatcaggtaataaAGTAGGAATTTCTCTGTaattaagtctcctgaagggaattacgcttaccttgtctgataatttgcccactgatgttttgttggggactgatttgaggatgatggttgcatactacgtccctgacacccctccccaatctactaatgagggtaacgttaaccctgatgatgatgatgatggaaaatcgcatgttacctgaccatgctttatctgtacccagaggcagtagctctgtcgtcaattagggcagataaggtggccatcttttcacgtgtaggatttcccagggaaatgcttactgatcaagggacccaatttatgtctcgcctaatggaggctctctgtaagagaatgcaggtgaagcacctggtatctagtgcgtatcacccacagaccaatggcttgtgtgaacgcttcaatggtaccctcaaacagacgctacgcatgctggttgagacccaagggcgcgactgggagcggtacctcccacacctgctattcgcttaccgagaggttccgcaggcctcgacggggttctcccccttcgagctcctgtacggcaagcgagtccggggaccccttgggttggtaagagaatcctgggaagaggagccgaacccttctgaagtgtccatagtggagtatgtcatgcgcttccgtgacaagatgcagaccttgacgcagttggtgcatgacaacatgacgcaggctcaggctgaccagaagcactggtacgaccagaacgcctgggagcgcacctaccacgtgggtcaaaaagtgtgggtgctggtccccgtaccaaaggataagcttcaggcagcttgggagggcccgtacgtcgtccaccaacagctcaacccggtcacctacgtggtcacgcttgaccacgctcggggtaggcgaaaggcctttcacgtcaacatgatgaaggctcatcacgaacgtgaacctttcgtcctaccgaagCTTAcccgaagacagggaggaagacaccctcctggacatgctgcccAAAGCCAAggtcggtgggtccatcgaggacgtggaggtatgcgcctcgttaactgaaccccagcggttgcagttgcaaaccacactggaacccttctgggtcgtgttctccaaccgatctgggaggactgagttagaagtccatgaggtggacaccgggaatcacgcccaactatggcgaacaccctatcgaatctctgaccaggtgcagcagattatgcgcgaggagatcgatgagatattacagctgggggtgattcgatggtaaaagagcgcgtgggcctcacctgtagttctcgtgccaaagaaagaccggtccacccggttctgcgtggactacagggggctcaacgccatcacagcctctgacgcgcacccaatgctgcacatcgaggagctgcttgagatagctggcgcaaaatacctgacaataatggatctgagtcgaggatacgggcagattcccctgagccccgaggcgcagaagtctgcctttatcacaccctttggactgtacgagtccacagtcatgcccttcggcatgaagaatgcccctgccactttccagcggatggtcaacctcctgcttcagggactggagaagtacacagtggcgtacttggatgacattgccatcttcagtccctcctgggatgaacacctgcagcatctcgaggaggtgctcaggcgaattcaacaAGCAGGActatcaagctgggaaagtgccagatgggcatgagggaagcctactacctggggcaccgggtaggcggaggcaccctaaagccagagcctgagaaagtgggcgcgatcgtgaactggcccactcccgtgaccaagaaacaggtgatgtccttcctggtcaCTAGagggtactataggtgcttcgtacagcactatagtagcctggcaaaacccttgacggacctcaccaggaagacgctaccccacatcgtcaactggaccgacggctgtgagggggccttccaggcgttgaaaaccgcactgtgcaacgcccctgtgttgaaagcagtcgaaagcagtcgaccgttcttggtgcagaccgacgccagcgagtttggccttggtgctgtgctcagccagtttgact contains:
- the LOC138674909 gene encoding uncharacterized protein, which encodes MQGSSQSSREPSSAQTPKPRPDRFPVMAKDGDLDTFLRAFEKACRQYRLPAQEWTRYLTPGLRGKALEAFAALPQEQDGDYEAIKQALIAKYQLTPEVYRRKFRTLQRGPHDSYSDVVIGLGTHFDQWTQGLSVTTFAQLRDLMIKDQFFHLCPAEVRQFVMDREPKDVTKAEQIKDTGAERTLIRPELAAPEEIIPGKTLNVTGIGGISCPLPMARVYIDWGAGSGVKEVGLSDKLPTDVLLGTDLGRMFAYYVPDTPPQSTNKGNVNPDDDNDYEKSHVT